Proteins co-encoded in one Campylobacter concisus genomic window:
- a CDS encoding tetratricopeptide repeat protein has protein sequence MKKMILVSLLAACAFAGDFEDGLKAYAGSNFKEALAKFEAGCLANDVKSCVKVGAIYQLGKTALPNPSKALEYYNKACEAGEVEGCSAAGGLYLNTEPQKARELFNKACDKNDGYSCEMVGSILIEAKEFKKAYEFLVKGCELGDKMSCEFAGDLRRSKQL, from the coding sequence ATGAAAAAAATGATTCTTGTATCGCTTTTAGCTGCTTGTGCTTTCGCAGGCGATTTTGAAGATGGCTTAAAAGCGTATGCTGGTTCAAATTTCAAAGAAGCTTTGGCTAAATTTGAAGCAGGATGTTTGGCAAATGACGTAAAATCTTGCGTAAAAGTTGGAGCGATTTACCAACTAGGAAAAACAGCTCTACCTAATCCAAGCAAGGCTTTAGAGTACTATAACAAAGCTTGCGAAGCTGGCGAGGTTGAAGGTTGCTCGGCAGCTGGTGGACTTTATCTAAACACTGAGCCACAAAAAGCAAGAGAACTTTTTAACAAAGCTTGTGATAAGAATGATGGATATTCTTGCGAGATGGTAGGTTCTATCTTGATAGAAGCTAAAGAATTTAAAAAAGCTTACGAATTTTTAGTAAAAGGCTGCGAATTAGGCGATAAGATGTCTTGCGAATTTGCAGGCGATCTAAGACGCTCAAAACAACTATAA
- a CDS encoding TRAP transporter permease has translation MNEVKDNEEQFVEVKTREINSSFYNYFIAIVCFSWSVFQLYIAYFPLNTNISRSIHLAFAVGLVFLLYPVTFHKKAHSSLPFYDLVFCVVGVVAVLYPAVYFYELADRTGDYITQDIVISFLAIIVLLEAGRRVMGPALPIICILFLIYDHFGPYMPDIIAHQGASFEKIAGHMFLTTEGIFGVPIGVSVSFIYLFVLFGSLLERAGAGQYFINLAFSLLGKYRGGPAKASVIASGLTGMVSGSSTANVVTVGTFTIPLMKKAGLSRTKAGAIEVAAGVNGQLMPPIMGAAAFIIAEFLGMTYTNVMMAAVIPAFACYLSLFFIVHLESVKLGLKGINQSEFHSRFKIFVSGLHYITPILILLYTLLIAKESAIAAAFNAIGFLFLIMIFQEPVKKLASGEKVGINDVLIGFEDIFWAMVAAAKSMTTIAIATALAGIIVGSISLTGLGQVLSDLVELLAGDNIVMILLLTAMMSLILGMGLPTTANYIVVSSLVAPVILFLAHKNGFLIPAIAVHLFVFYFGILADDTPPVGIAAYAAAGIAKANPITVGVQGFFYDLRTAILPFAFFFNNKLMLIESVNEGDPLDSKGIIWMSNPLEILLVFGMAIVGMFAFSSLLQGYYVTKLRIWERILLIPVVPLALVPNICVKFNLIPNEYTAYIVAAVLYGFVFMTQWGIKDKPLDQIKII, from the coding sequence ATGAACGAAGTCAAAGACAACGAAGAACAATTTGTCGAGGTAAAAACAAGGGAGATAAATAGCAGTTTTTACAACTATTTCATTGCGATTGTATGCTTTTCTTGGTCAGTTTTTCAGCTTTATATAGCTTATTTTCCGCTAAACACTAACATTTCGCGCTCTATTCACCTAGCCTTTGCGGTTGGGCTTGTATTTTTGCTCTATCCAGTCACTTTTCATAAAAAGGCCCACTCAAGTTTGCCGTTTTATGACCTAGTTTTTTGCGTGGTAGGCGTTGTTGCCGTGCTTTATCCAGCGGTTTATTTTTACGAGCTAGCTGATAGGACAGGGGACTACATCACTCAAGATATCGTCATATCGTTTTTAGCGATCATTGTTTTGCTTGAAGCCGGCAGGCGTGTCATGGGACCAGCGCTTCCTATCATTTGTATATTATTTTTGATATATGATCACTTTGGCCCTTATATGCCAGACATCATCGCTCACCAAGGCGCTAGCTTTGAAAAGATCGCAGGTCATATGTTTTTAACGACCGAAGGTATCTTTGGTGTGCCTATCGGAGTTAGCGTTAGCTTTATCTATCTTTTTGTTCTTTTTGGCTCATTGCTTGAGAGGGCAGGAGCTGGGCAATATTTCATAAATTTAGCTTTCTCTCTTCTTGGCAAATATAGAGGCGGTCCAGCTAAAGCTTCAGTCATCGCAAGTGGTCTAACTGGCATGGTTTCAGGCAGCTCCACAGCAAATGTTGTAACCGTTGGTACATTTACCATACCACTTATGAAAAAAGCTGGTCTTTCGCGCACAAAAGCTGGAGCCATCGAGGTTGCAGCTGGCGTAAATGGCCAGCTTATGCCTCCGATCATGGGCGCAGCTGCTTTTATTATCGCTGAGTTTTTAGGCATGACATATACAAATGTCATGATGGCAGCGGTTATCCCAGCGTTTGCTTGTTATTTGTCACTATTTTTTATCGTTCATTTGGAGAGCGTCAAGCTTGGTTTAAAAGGTATAAACCAAAGCGAGTTTCACTCAAGATTTAAAATTTTTGTAAGCGGACTTCACTATATAACTCCGATTTTAATTTTGCTTTATACACTATTAATCGCAAAAGAGTCAGCTATCGCTGCGGCGTTTAATGCGATTGGATTTTTATTTTTAATAATGATCTTTCAAGAGCCAGTTAAAAAACTAGCAAGTGGCGAAAAAGTTGGAATAAATGATGTATTAATAGGCTTTGAAGATATATTTTGGGCGATGGTCGCAGCCGCAAAAAGTATGACAACGATCGCCATTGCAACCGCACTTGCAGGTATCATCGTGGGTTCTATCTCTCTAACTGGCCTTGGCCAAGTACTTTCAGATCTAGTTGAGCTACTTGCTGGTGATAATATAGTTATGATATTGCTTCTTACTGCGATGATGTCACTTATACTAGGAATGGGCCTTCCAACGACGGCAAACTACATCGTAGTTTCAAGCCTTGTGGCACCTGTTATTTTATTTTTGGCGCACAAAAATGGCTTTTTAATCCCAGCCATTGCTGTGCATCTTTTTGTCTTTTACTTTGGAATTTTAGCTGATGACACGCCACCAGTTGGTATCGCGGCTTATGCGGCAGCTGGTATTGCTAAAGCAAATCCTATAACCGTTGGCGTTCAAGGATTCTTTTACGATCTAAGAACGGCGATCTTGCCATTTGCCTTTTTCTTTAACAACAAACTTATGCTAATAGAAAGCGTAAATGAGGGCGACCCGCTTGATTCAAAAGGAATAATCTGGATGAGTAATCCGCTTGAAATTTTACTTGTCTTTGGTATGGCGATCGTGGGAATGTTTGCTTTTTCAAGCTTACTTCAAGGCTACTATGTCACAAAGCTTAGGATCTGGGAGCGTATTCTTTTGATCCCTGTTGTGCCACTAGCTCTTGTACCAAATATATGTGTGAAATTTAATCTTATACCAAACGAATACACTGCTTATATCGTAGCTGCTGTACTTTATGGGTTTGTTTTTATGACTCAATGGGGTATTAAAGACAAACCACTTGATCAAATAAAAATAATCTAA
- a CDS encoding M48 family metallopeptidase, with protein sequence MARKTPSLKQKSINLDFYGLSVLINFKTNVKSMRLRVGKDAKITLSMPFYSTQKMALSFLEMHKIWLENTYKKALLNLPKDDEMKFLGQIYKIKFDENFKEPFFDGEFVFTPNLKSLERFKKVRAKELFLELISHFQPFINKPIKRIVIRNSKTRWGSCNHKKGYINLSLRLIEKPLSAVRYVVLHELTHLLYPHHQKSFYDFIEKIMPDYRKQEQILKV encoded by the coding sequence ATGGCAAGAAAAACGCCTAGTTTAAAGCAAAAGAGCATAAATTTAGACTTTTATGGGCTAAGCGTTTTAATAAATTTTAAAACAAATGTAAAATCCATGCGTCTAAGAGTTGGCAAGGACGCTAAGATCACGCTATCTATGCCATTTTACAGCACACAAAAGATGGCTCTTAGCTTTCTTGAGATGCATAAAATTTGGCTTGAAAATACTTACAAAAAAGCTCTTTTAAATTTACCAAAAGATGATGAGATGAAATTTCTTGGACAAATTTATAAGATAAAATTTGATGAAAATTTTAAAGAGCCATTTTTTGATGGCGAGTTTGTCTTTACGCCAAATTTAAAAAGCCTTGAGCGTTTTAAAAAAGTAAGGGCAAAAGAGCTATTTTTAGAGCTTATAAGCCATTTTCAGCCTTTTATAAACAAACCAATCAAGCGTATAGTCATACGAAATAGCAAAACTCGCTGGGGCAGCTGCAATCACAAAAAAGGCTACATAAACCTAAGCCTAAGACTCATAGAAAAGCCGCTCTCAGCTGTGCGCTACGTCGTTCTTCACGAGCTAACACACCTGCTCTATCCACATCATCAAAAAAGTTTTTACGATTTTATAGAAAAAATCATGCCTGATTATAGAAAGCAAGAGCAAATTTTAAAAGTGTAA